The following coding sequences are from one Triticum dicoccoides isolate Atlit2015 ecotype Zavitan chromosome 4A, WEW_v2.0, whole genome shotgun sequence window:
- the LOC119288500 gene encoding probable flavin-containing monooxygenase 1, which yields MAQGQAARATREAVPPVSRVAIIGGGISGLAAAKQMAAYDPVVFEATPSVGGVWKHCVYRTTRLQTPRPDYEFSDYSWKNCDDPSFPTHTEIVDYLEGYADEFDLWRYISFESKVVDIKLLGGAEAGFTELWSGTGKAPLRGKPMWEVGIVTGDSNTVQYYKFEFVVMCTGKYGDVPRMPVFPPGKGPEVFKGTVMHSLDYCKLNEEETVELMRGKKVVVVGYKKSAIDLANECAQANQGEGGQACTMLVRTLHWVVPSYSIWGLPFFLFYSTRFSQLFYERPNQGLFRSLLCRLMSPLRSGVSKFIESYLSWKLPLGKYGLTPDHPFVEDYASCQMAILPEGFFDMADRGLVRFKRASAGWCFSENGVVLDDGTKVEADLVFLATGFEGKDKLREVLPKPFRDLVVGKSSMMPLYRGTIHPLIPNMAFVGFVESVSNLHTSELRCRWLSGLLEGRFELPSVMAMMGHVAGEADAMRRTTRFYRRHCISTYSIHDSDGMCADLGSATLRKGNWIAELFAPYNNKDYKEQ from the exons ATGGCGCAAGGACAAGCAGCACGGGCCACGAGGGAGGCCGTGCCTCCGGTGTCCCGTGTGGCCATCATCGGCGGCGGGATCAGCGGCCTGGCTGCGGCGAAGCAGATGGCGGCCTACGACCCCGTGGTGTTCGAGGCGACGCCGTCCGTCGGCGGGGTGTGGAAGCACTGTGTCTACCGCACCACGCGGCTGCAGACGCCGCGCCCGGACTACGAGTTCTCCGACTACTCCTGGAAGAACTGCGACGACCCGTCGTTCCCGACCCACACCGAGATCGTCGACTACCTCGAGGGCTACGCCGACGAGTTCGACCTCTGGCGCTACATCTCGTTTGAGTCCAAGGTGGTGGACATCAAATTGCTCGGCGGCGCCGAGGCCGGGTTCACCGAGCTgtggagcggcaccggcaaggctCCGCTCCGGGGCAAGCCCATGTGGGAGGTCGGCATCGTCACCGGCGACTCCAACACCGTTCAG TATTACAAGTTCGAGTTCGTGGTGATGTGCACGGGGAAGTACGGCGACGTGCCGCGGATGCCGGTGTTCCCGCCGGGGAAGGGGCCGGAGGTGTTCAAGGGGACGGTGATGCACTCGCTGGACTACTGCAAGCTGAACGAGGAGGAGACCGTTGAGCTGATGCGAGGCAAGAAGGTTGTGGTGGTTGGGTACAAGAAGAGCGCTATCGATCTAGCCAACGAATGTGCTCAGGCAAACCAAG GCGAGGGAGGGCAGGCGTGCACGATGCTGGTGCGGACCCTGCACTGGGTGGTGCCGTCCTACTCCATCTGGGGCTTGCCGTTCTTCCTCTTCTACTCCACACGCTTCTCTCAGCTCTTCTACGAGCGGCCCAACCAAGGGCTCTTCAgatccctcctctgccgcctcatGAGCCCACTG CGGTCAGGGGTGTCGAAGTTCATCGAGTCGTACCTGTCGTGGAAGCTGCCGCTGGGAAAGTACGGTCTGACGCCGGACCACCCCTTCGTCGAGGACTACGCCAGCTGCCAGATGGCCATCCTCCCGGAGGGCTTCTTCGACATGGCGGACCGTGGCCTCGTACGCTTCAAGAGAGCCTCCGCTGGGTGGTGCTTCTCCGAGAACGGAGTCGTCCTCGACGACGGCACCAAAGTGGAGGCGGACCTTGTCTTCCTCGCCACCGGCTTCGAGGGCAAGGACAAGCTCCGCGAGGTCCTGCCAAAGCCCTTCCGCGACCTCGTCGTCGGCAAGTCTTCCATGATGCCGCTCTACCG TGGCACGATCCACCCGCTCATCCCGAACATGGCGTTCGTGGGGTTCGTGGAGAGCGTGTCGAACCTGCACACGTCGGAGCTGCGGTGCCGGTGGCTGTCGGGGCTGCTGGAGGGGCGGTTCGAGCTACCGTCCGTGATGGCCATGATGGGgcacgtcgccggcgaggccgacgcCATGCGCCGCACCACGCGGTTCTACCGCCGCCACTGCATCTCCACCTACAGCATCCACGACAGCGACGGCATGTGCGCCGACCTCGGCTCCGCCACGCTACGTAAGGGCAACTGGATCGCCGAGCTCTTTGCGCCATACAACAACAAGGACTACAAGGAACAGTAA